Within the Massilia sp. H6 genome, the region ACACTGAAACCAACCTTTTTGAGGAGAGCATCATGCATCAACAGTACGAGAGCTGTATCGAAGCTTGCAACGATTGCGCTAACGCGTGCGACATGTGTGCGGCAGCGTGTCTGCAGGAGGATGACGTAAAGATGATGGCGCGCTGTATCGCCCTGGACATCGATTGCGCGCAGCTGTGCCGGTTGGCTGCGGCAATGATGGCGAGGGGTAGCGAAGCGGCAAAGCTTGTCTGCGAAGCATGCGCTTCGCTTTGTGACCTGTGTGCGGAAGAGTGCGGCAAGCATCAGATGCAGCATTGCCAGGAATGCGCTGCGGCATGCCGCAAGTGTGCCGCCGAGTGCCGTCAAATGGCATCTGCTTGAGTTGAAGCGAGGCGACTGCTGCTGTCCTGCGCAGTCGCTGAGCGACTCCACACTCATGCATGGCGCGAATATGCGTCGGCCTTTTTGCGCGCGAAAGAATCTTATATGGGCGAGTGTTGTAAAAACACATTTTTATTGCCAACGTGTAGACTTCTGGCTACATTGGAAGGGCGGCAATATGTATAGACAGGTTGGCTGTCGGGTCTCCCGCTCCGGCTTGGTTCTGAAGCCTCGGAAATGTGTCAGCTTCAGTTGAGTAGCTCCTACAAAAACAAACCCGGAGGGTAAATGGCTTACAAGTACGTCCCAAGAACGACTGCCGCGCTTGCACTGATGGTTCTGCAACAGAGCGCATATGCACAACAGCCAGCCACAGCCGCTACCGCTGAAGCGACAGGAATGCAGCGCGTCCAGGTCACCGGTAGCCGTATCAACCTGCGACAAGAACAAGTCTCCGGGGTCGGTCCCGTCACCGTGATCGATGCCGACACCATCCAGCGCTCCGGCGCAATCTCGATCGAAACACTTCTGCAGCGGCTTCCTTCATCCGCCGGCACGGCGGGCAGCCAGACCAGCGCGTACTGGACCAGTAACGGCTACGGCACGACACAGGTGAACCTGCGCGGCCTGGGAATCGACCGCACGCTGGTGCTCCTGAACGGTCGTCGCGTCGTGTCGGGCGGAACGGGCGCGAACAGCTCGGTTGACCTGAACATGATTCCCGTCGCGATGATCGAACGGATCGAGGTGCTGAAGGACGGCGCATCTGCCATCTACGGCGCCGATGCAGTGGCCGGCGTCGTCAACATCATCACCAAGAAGGCGATGGACGGCGTCGAAGCGTCGGTCCGTTACGGGAAGACCGAGCGCGGCGACGGCGCCGAGAAGTCGGCGGACATCGTCTGGGGCACCAAAAGCGAGCGCGGTTCGCTGATGGCATCCCTGAACTATTCCGAGAGCGAAGCGGTCAACCTGGCCTCGCGCGCGCCCTGCTCACTGTTCGAGGACGAGGGCGAACTGGTGTGCTCGGGCAGCTCGTCCACCATCGGCGGACGCGCGCGGCTGGCGGATGGCCGCCGGGTCAATTTCAACCAGGACCCGAGCGGCAATCCGCGCGGTTTCGAGACCTACAGCGCGGCCAGGCACGCCTATAACAGCAACCCGTTCCTCAACGCGGTGAACCCGATCAAGCGCGTCGGCGCCAGCGCTTTCGGCAATGTGCGCTTGAACGACAAGGTCGACCTGTTCACAGAGCTCATGTTCACCAACCGCCAGTCCAGGCAGCTTGCAACGCCCGGCGCGATTGGTGTGTACCGGCCGATTGAAATCGCTGCAAGCCATCCCACCAATCCGACCGGTCAGAACCTGACACTCGAGCGGCGCCGCGTGGCCGAAGTCGGCCCGCGCTACTTCTTCCAGGAGACGAACACCTTCCGGGTGCTCGCCGGACTGAAGGGTGAGATCGGGGAAAAATGGGACTGGTCGGCATCCCTCAACTGGGGACGGAACACCGGCGTTGATGGGATGACGAACATCATCAACCTCGATCGTGTCGATGCGACGCTCAACGCCGCAACCTGCGGCAGGGGGCCAACAGCAGCCCCGTGCGGCAACTATCTTGGCTACGGCAACCTCAGCCCGGCGGTCCTCGAATACATCCACTTTACGACCCGCGACCATGGTGGGAACGACCAGAAGAGCTTCAATGCAAGCATCAGTGGCGAGGTGTTCTCTTTGCCAGCTGGGCCGGTGGGTTTCGCATCCGGCTTCGAGTACCGCCAGGAGCGCGGATGGCGCGACCCGGACGCCCTGATCGTGTCGGGCGCCGCTAATACGCCTGCGCAGGCCGCGATCGCCGGCGAGTACAGCGCGCGCGAGGTCTTCGCGGAGCTGGCCGTCCCCTTGCTGGCCAAGCTGCCCCTGGTAGATTCCCTGACGCTGAACGCCGCAGCGCGGTACTCCGACTACAGCCTGTTCGGGTCGCAGGCCACCTACAAGCTCGGTCTCGACTGGCAGGTCATCCCCACCTTGAAAATGCGCGCCAACCGGTCGACCGCATTTCGCGTGCCGAATGTCCCTGAACTGTTCGGCGGTGTCTCCGAGGGTAACCTGACGACGACCGATCCATGCAACAACTGGAATACGTTAGATGCGAACTCCGCGGTCTACAAGAACTGCCAGGCGTCTGGCCTGCCTGCCGGATTCCGGCAATTCGGACCGTCCATTCTGACGACAGGCGGCGGCAACCAGAACCTGAAACCGGAAGAGGCGGACACGTTCACCGTCGGTGCCGTCTGGACGCCGTCGAAGGCATTGACCCTGACGCTCGACTATTTCAACATCAAGATCAACAACGCGATCGAGACCGTCCCCGGCTCGACCAAACTCTCGGTCTGCTACAACTCGCCGGGGCTGGCACACATCTTCTGCGGGCCGCAGAGCTTTACGCGCGATCCGCGTACGGGTGAAATCAACTTCCTGTCGTCCCAGCCCGAGAACGCGGCACAGCAGCGCGTCGCCGGGATTGACCTTGGCGCCATGTACGACTTCAGTCTGTTCGGGTGGTCGTCGTCGGTCACGGCCGATGTCTCCCGTCTC harbors:
- a CDS encoding TonB-dependent receptor, with product MAYKYVPRTTAALALMVLQQSAYAQQPATAATAEATGMQRVQVTGSRINLRQEQVSGVGPVTVIDADTIQRSGAISIETLLQRLPSSAGTAGSQTSAYWTSNGYGTTQVNLRGLGIDRTLVLLNGRRVVSGGTGANSSVDLNMIPVAMIERIEVLKDGASAIYGADAVAGVVNIITKKAMDGVEASVRYGKTERGDGAEKSADIVWGTKSERGSLMASLNYSESEAVNLASRAPCSLFEDEGELVCSGSSSTIGGRARLADGRRVNFNQDPSGNPRGFETYSAARHAYNSNPFLNAVNPIKRVGASAFGNVRLNDKVDLFTELMFTNRQSRQLATPGAIGVYRPIEIAASHPTNPTGQNLTLERRRVAEVGPRYFFQETNTFRVLAGLKGEIGEKWDWSASLNWGRNTGVDGMTNIINLDRVDATLNAATCGRGPTAAPCGNYLGYGNLSPAVLEYIHFTTRDHGGNDQKSFNASISGEVFSLPAGPVGFASGFEYRQERGWRDPDALIVSGAANTPAQAAIAGEYSAREVFAELAVPLLAKLPLVDSLTLNAAARYSDYSLFGSQATYKLGLDWQVIPTLKMRANRSTAFRVPNVPELFGGVSEGNLTTTDPCNNWNTLDANSAVYKNCQASGLPAGFRQFGPSILTTGGGNQNLKPEEADTFTVGAVWTPSKALTLTLDYFNIKINNAIETVPGSTKLSVCYNSPGLAHIFCGPQSFTRDPRTGEINFLSSQPENAAQQRVAGIDLGAMYDFSLFGWSSSVTADVSRLSEFDVTPFPGGEVIEYAGKITGGRGSYAKWRSTASLTTSNGPWSGSYAVQYIGKADDINAAPSDIGSRAPSIAYHNASLKYAFNKAVALSVGIDNLFDKRPPYIQSWTDGNTDTMTYDLLGRRWHVRLGYKF
- a CDS encoding four-helix bundle copper-binding protein encodes the protein MHQQYESCIEACNDCANACDMCAAACLQEDDVKMMARCIALDIDCAQLCRLAAAMMARGSEAAKLVCEACASLCDLCAEECGKHQMQHCQECAAACRKCAAECRQMASA